A single region of the Branchiostoma lanceolatum isolate klBraLanc5 chromosome 1, klBraLanc5.hap2, whole genome shotgun sequence genome encodes:
- the LOC136432656 gene encoding uncharacterized protein → MRMRVHTCAACWILVITCAVRDVSAAIKKTMELAKVCGDKFKPPTVPVTYSNHSGYIVWKQSSALPTTPGECGIILSSPGDNMRFYLKISYVDMYRKGDMCQDRLMVYSGENVLSVPLFSACTSFGFGYYRGVASLNSSIVLVFDTNRFLSKGDGNFKLSYNLFYSSKRGRCLNKNSLPQQPQDFMCNNGRCIPPDLVCDYDDDCGDASDEVGSVASCPFTVRFNGVLLLLGYYAVIVVSVCIAVTFLFLIILIVWCVRRRKAGKDDYGEMPGPNDPESQSKQNIAYLTPSQSGGSQGYPLQPIKLTQPMYTSYSSSPSQANNPNQPPNYTVAGSPSVAQRPMPPQAPEVPGFSSQEGLVNKEYPPPNVPLNVPHDFPQGDKHVPDDYPPNDDPPQTYPDHGGHPSMYPPEPPGGSPGYPRHQSTPPDYPPNTVTK, encoded by the exons AGAAGACCATGGAGTTGGCTAAGGTTTGCGGTGACAAGTTCAAACCTCCGACCGTCCCTGTGACGTACTCCAACCACTCCGGTTATATCGTGTGGAAACAGAGCAGCGCTCTCCCCACTACTCCAGGAGAATGCGGCATCATCCTCTCCAGCCCGGGCGACAACATGCGCTTCTACCTGAAGATCAGCTACGTGGATATGTACCGTAAGGGCGACATGTGTCAGGACAGGCTCATGGTCTACAGTGGGGAGAACGTGCTCAGCGTCCCGCTCTTCAGCGCATGCACGAGTTTCGGGTTCGGATATTACAGGGGAGTGGCCTCCTTGAACAGCAGCATCGTGTTGGTGTTCGACACCAACAGGTTTTTGTCCAAAGGCGACGGTAATTTCAAGTTATCCTATAACTTGTTCTACAGTTCCAAAAGAG GTAGATGCCTCAATAAGAATAGCCTACCGCAGCAGCCTCAGGACTTCATGTGTAACAACGGGAGGTGCATCCCCCCTGATCTTGTCTGTGACTATGACGACGACTGTGGTGACGCGAGTGACGAGGTCGGCTCCGTGGCTAGCTGCC CCTTTACCGTGAGGTTCAACGGCGTGCTGCTGTTGTTAGGTTATTACGCCGTGATCGTCGTGAGCGTGTGCATCGCCGTCACCTTCCTGTTCCTCATCATCCTCATCGTGTGGTGTGTGCGCAG gAGAAAAGCAGGGAAAGATGACTACGGAGAGATGCCGGGACCAAACGACCCCGAAAGCCAAAGCAAACAGAACATCGCCTACCTTACCCCCTCCCAGTCAGGGGGGTCCCAGGGATACCCCCTTCAGCCGATCAAGCTGACGCAGCCGATGTACACCTCCTACAGCTCCAGCCCCTCCCAGGCCAACAACCCGAACCAGCCGCCCAACTACACGGTGGCGGGGTCCCCGTCTGTCGCCCAGAGACCCATGCCGCCCCAGGCGCCAGAAGTTCCGGGCTTCTCCTCACAGGAGGGACTGGTCAACAAGGAGTACCCCCCTCCCAACGTCCCCCTCAACGTTCCCCACGACTTCCCACAGGGCGACAAACACGTCCCTGATGACTACCCCCCTAACGACGACCCCCCACAGACGTACCCTGACCACGGAGGGCATCCCAGCATGTACCCCCCTGAACCACCGGGGGGTTCTCCGGGGTACCCCCGTCATCAGTCTACACCCCCTGACTACCCCCCTAACACTGTGACCAAGTAG